Proteins from one Triticum aestivum cultivar Chinese Spring chromosome 7A, IWGSC CS RefSeq v2.1, whole genome shotgun sequence genomic window:
- the LOC123149758 gene encoding NADH dehydrogenase [ubiquinone] 1 beta subcomplex subunit 2: MGGGGAHGGTTYKGYTIPHNKRWHTIAGKGLCATMWFWIFYRAKQDGAVLLGMRHPWDGHDDHAHGHGHAHEHEASSSSSPSH, translated from the exons atgggcggcggagGCGCGCACGGCGGCACGACGTACAAGGGCTACACCATCCCCCACAACAAGCGCTGGCACACCATCGCCGGCAAGGGCCTCTGCGCCACCATGTG GTTTTGGATTTTCTACAGGGCTAAGCAGGACGGCGCTGTGCTCTTG ggtatgcgTCATCCTTGGGATGGCCATGATGATCACGCGCATGGTCATGGACATGCACACGAGCATGAG GCTTCATCGTCGTCATCGCCGTCCCATTGA
- the LOC123149759 gene encoding probable mediator of RNA polymerase II transcription subunit 19b isoform X2: MDSDDKKFGKGPRELTGAVDLISQYKLEPHHDFFCKRPLPLAISDTHYLHNVVGDTEIRKGEGMELDQLVQNAYLRDKPPHIKPFDMETLGQAFQLRETAPVDLPSAEKGIPTISGKPKSESKDKEKKHKKHKDKDKDREHKKHKHRHKDRSKDKDKDKDRKKDKHHEKKRKHEGTEDSADVHKHKKSKHKSSKTDEMGNGLS, from the exons AtggattctgacgacaagaagttTGGCAAAG GACCTAGGGAGCTCACTGGTGCTGTTGATTTAATAAGTCAGTACAAATTGGAGCCGCACCATGATTTCTTTTGCAAGAGGCCTTTGCCACTTGCAATCTCAGATACACATTACCTTCACAATGTAGTGGGGGACACTGAAATTCGGAAAGGAGAAGGAATGGAGCTAGATCAACTCGTTCAGAATGCATACTTAAGGGATAAGCCTCCTCATATTAAGCCCTTTGATATGGAAACACTGGGGCAAGCATTTCAGCTTCGAGAAACTGCTCCAGTAGATTTACCCTCT GCTGAAAAAGGTATACCTACCATTTCGGGCAAACCGAAAAGTGAGTCCAAGGACAAAGAGAAAAAACATAAAAAGCACAAAGACAAAGATAAGGACAGGGAGCATAAGAAGCACAAACATCGACATAAGGATCGGTCTAAAGACAAAGACAAGGACAAGGATAGGAAAAAGGATAAGCATCATGAGAAG AAGAGGAAGCATGAGGGGACGGAGGATTCGGCAGACGTGCATAAGCACAAAAAAAGCAAG CATAAGAGTTCCAAAACCGATGAGATGGGTAATGGACTTAGTTAG
- the LOC123149759 gene encoding probable mediator of RNA polymerase II transcription subunit 19b isoform X1, whose protein sequence is MDSDDKKFGKGPRELTGAVDLISQYKLEPHHDFFCKRPLPLAISDTHYLHNVVGDTEIRKGEGMELDQLVQNAYLRDKPPHIKPFDMETLGQAFQLRETAPVDLPSAEKGIPTISGKPKSESKDKEKKHKKHKDKDKDREHKKHKHRHKDRSKDKDKDKDRKKDKHHEKKRKHEGTEDSADVHKHKKSKVIYNYYLLPGTTNFLAAHFVGLLT, encoded by the exons AtggattctgacgacaagaagttTGGCAAAG GACCTAGGGAGCTCACTGGTGCTGTTGATTTAATAAGTCAGTACAAATTGGAGCCGCACCATGATTTCTTTTGCAAGAGGCCTTTGCCACTTGCAATCTCAGATACACATTACCTTCACAATGTAGTGGGGGACACTGAAATTCGGAAAGGAGAAGGAATGGAGCTAGATCAACTCGTTCAGAATGCATACTTAAGGGATAAGCCTCCTCATATTAAGCCCTTTGATATGGAAACACTGGGGCAAGCATTTCAGCTTCGAGAAACTGCTCCAGTAGATTTACCCTCT GCTGAAAAAGGTATACCTACCATTTCGGGCAAACCGAAAAGTGAGTCCAAGGACAAAGAGAAAAAACATAAAAAGCACAAAGACAAAGATAAGGACAGGGAGCATAAGAAGCACAAACATCGACATAAGGATCGGTCTAAAGACAAAGACAAGGACAAGGATAGGAAAAAGGATAAGCATCATGAGAAG AAGAGGAAGCATGAGGGGACGGAGGATTCGGCAGACGTGCATAAGCACAAAAAAAGCAAGGTGATATACAATTATTATTTGCTTCCTGGTACAACAAATTTCCTTGCAGCACATTTTGTTGGTCTGTTAACATGA